One window of Parabacteroides sp. FAFU027 genomic DNA carries:
- a CDS encoding glycoside hydrolase family 28 protein has protein sequence MKRVLLFFCLASVAFTAKSKDYVITDFGVSADSTKLNTVGIQKVIDKASVEGGGTIVVPKGVFLSGALFFKPHTKLRLMEGAVLKGSDNIAHYPLIPSRMEGKCLNYYAALINAYKVDSFSITGAGTINGNGAKFWSYFWAYRDSMKLLKKSATNLEVHRPRLLFIWGCNNVTISNTKLCNSGFWTTHLYQCNNVLIENCQIRSPFKPVKAPSTDGIDIDVCKKVTIRKCYISVNDDAVCVKGGKGPYAHKQPENGIVEDVLVEDCTFGESHGVLTLGSESVHARNITLRNCKVTSNTPLLRIKMRPDTYQVFENVTVDNVTGSCGSVIDLKPWKQFFNMEGSKEKPYGIIRNITLSNIKVKCTQFGEIAGNPLDKVSNFVLKNIEVTAKTPELKTKYPEVKAVNVMVNGAPLVMK, from the coding sequence ATGAAAAGAGTATTATTGTTTTTTTGTTTAGCATCAGTGGCTTTTACGGCAAAGTCGAAGGATTATGTGATTACTGATTTTGGCGTTAGTGCTGATAGTACAAAACTCAACACGGTTGGAATCCAAAAGGTGATTGACAAAGCCTCTGTTGAAGGGGGAGGTACAATTGTAGTTCCCAAAGGCGTGTTCCTCTCAGGCGCACTCTTCTTCAAACCTCATACCAAACTTCGTCTAATGGAAGGTGCCGTGCTGAAGGGTTCGGATAACATTGCCCATTATCCCCTGATACCATCCCGTATGGAGGGCAAATGCCTGAATTATTACGCAGCCCTTATCAATGCCTACAAAGTGGATAGTTTCAGCATCACCGGTGCAGGTACAATCAATGGCAATGGCGCCAAATTCTGGAGTTATTTCTGGGCTTACCGCGACTCGATGAAGCTGTTGAAAAAATCGGCTACCAATCTGGAGGTTCATCGTCCCCGTTTACTTTTCATCTGGGGATGCAATAATGTAACGATTTCAAATACGAAGTTGTGTAATTCGGGATTCTGGACAACCCATTTGTACCAATGCAATAATGTGTTGATTGAAAATTGCCAGATACGCTCACCGTTCAAACCGGTTAAGGCACCCAGTACAGACGGAATTGATATCGATGTATGCAAAAAAGTAACGATTCGAAAGTGCTATATCTCGGTCAATGATGACGCCGTTTGTGTAAAAGGAGGTAAAGGCCCTTATGCGCATAAACAACCGGAAAACGGAATCGTTGAGGATGTGCTTGTCGAAGATTGTACCTTTGGTGAATCGCACGGCGTATTAACTCTGGGCAGTGAAAGTGTCCATGCGCGTAATATTACTCTCCGCAACTGTAAGGTGACCAGCAATACACCGCTATTGCGTATCAAAATGCGCCCGGATACCTATCAGGTGTTTGAAAATGTGACGGTAGATAATGTAACCGGTAGTTGTGGCTCAGTGATTGACCTGAAGCCCTGGAAACAGTTTTTCAATATGGAGGGAAGCAAGGAAAAGCCTTACGGGATAATCCGTAATATCACTCTGTCAAATATCAAGGTAAAATGTACCCAGTTTGGCGAGATTGCCGGCAATCCTTTGGATAAAGTATCCAACTTTGTTCTTAAAAACATCGAGGTTACAGCCAAAACACCGGAACTGAAGACCAAATACCCGGAGGTGAAAGCGGTTAATGTAATGGTTAACGGTGCTCCATTGGTAATGAAATAA
- a CDS encoding right-handed parallel beta-helix repeat-containing protein translates to MKRFISFLSFLLLISLSGISARNYYVATNGNDTTGTGAISAPYATIMKAQQYVVAGDTVFVRGGTYKMTEAQIYKEESIWAYTHYLDKSGTSATSRICYFAYPGEQPVFDLSNVKPSGYRNTIFYTKGSWLHIKGLEVIGVQVTITTHTQSECFRNEGSNNIFEQLKMHDGMGIGFYLTKGANNLILNCDAYRNYDSVSESGAGGNTDGFGLHPAKGGTGNVIRGCRAWFNSDDGYDCINSAESVTFDNCWAFYNGYDASFVKHGDGNGFKAGGYGQAPAISSLPSPIPSNTIKNCLAYRNKANGFYANHHVVTGSKWNNNTAYRNSTNYNMLSQRLTKSPTTGADTTIDCPGINHILHNNISFKYSTLKDTVNLGTSVNTFNTFSPGIAVVVDANDFVSLDESLLIAPRQADGSLPNNGFLRLKTGSDLIDKGTNVGYPFVGIAPDLGAFEYQSTNTAVSEVQKEKKVAFYPNPAQTAINFGNNSFRHLSIYDLSGKRLVDTPYMPSVDVSSLNKGCYLVKIEREEGSSLIEKMIKE, encoded by the coding sequence ATGAAACGATTTATCTCATTCCTCTCTTTTCTGTTGTTGATTTCCCTTTCCGGAATCTCTGCCAGGAACTATTATGTTGCCACAAATGGCAATGATACAACAGGTACCGGTGCTATTTCAGCTCCTTACGCCACAATAATGAAAGCACAGCAATACGTTGTTGCGGGTGATACTGTATTTGTGCGTGGAGGAACCTATAAAATGACGGAGGCTCAAATATACAAAGAGGAGAGCATCTGGGCCTATACGCACTATCTCGATAAAAGCGGAACCTCTGCGACAAGCCGTATTTGCTATTTTGCCTACCCGGGAGAGCAACCGGTATTTGACCTCTCCAATGTGAAGCCTTCCGGATACCGGAATACCATTTTCTATACCAAAGGTTCCTGGTTGCACATCAAAGGTCTGGAAGTAATCGGGGTGCAGGTGACCATCACAACGCATACGCAGTCGGAGTGCTTCCGCAATGAAGGCAGCAATAATATCTTCGAACAGCTGAAAATGCACGACGGTATGGGTATTGGTTTCTATCTGACCAAAGGTGCAAATAACCTGATCCTGAATTGCGATGCGTATCGTAACTATGATAGTGTTTCCGAGTCAGGTGCGGGAGGAAATACGGATGGATTCGGACTTCATCCGGCCAAAGGTGGTACCGGAAATGTAATCCGGGGCTGTCGTGCATGGTTTAACAGCGACGATGGTTACGATTGTATCAACTCGGCAGAAAGCGTCACCTTTGATAACTGCTGGGCATTTTACAACGGATATGATGCCTCGTTTGTTAAGCATGGTGATGGCAACGGCTTCAAAGCCGGAGGTTACGGACAGGCTCCTGCCATTTCCAGTCTGCCCAGCCCGATTCCTTCCAATACGATCAAAAATTGTCTGGCTTACCGGAACAAGGCAAATGGATTTTATGCCAATCATCATGTGGTAACCGGCAGCAAGTGGAATAACAATACGGCGTATCGTAATTCGACCAATTACAATATGCTGAGTCAGCGACTGACCAAGAGTCCAACGACAGGAGCGGATACGACCATCGATTGTCCGGGAATCAACCACATCCTGCACAATAATATCTCCTTCAAATATTCAACTTTGAAGGATACGGTAAATCTGGGAACGTCAGTGAATACATTTAATACGTTCTCTCCCGGAATTGCAGTAGTGGTCGATGCTAATGATTTTGTTAGTCTCGATGAATCTTTGCTGATAGCACCCCGGCAGGCAGACGGCAGTCTCCCAAATAACGGTTTTCTAAGGCTTAAAACAGGCAGTGACCTGATTGATAAAGGAACGAATGTCGGTTATCCTTTTGTGGGCATAGCTCCCGACCTGGGCGCTTTTGAATACCAATCGACAAATACGGCTGTGTCAGAAGTTCAAAAAGAGAAAAAAGTGGCTTTCTACCCCAATCCCGCCCAAACAGCAATTAACTTCGGAAATAATTCTTTCAGGCATTTATCCATATATGATCTTAGCGGAAAGAGGCTGGTGGATACTCCTTATATGCCAAGCGTAGATGTTTCATCACTCAATAAAGGATGCTATCTGGTAAAAATTGAAAGAGAGGAGGGCAGTAGCCTTATTGAAAAGATGATTAAAGAATAA
- a CDS encoding rhamnogalacturonan acetylesterase, with protein MRIFKTLLFLFLSVITILSFKTAEKVNIWMIGDSTMASKKPERAPESGWGVAMSDFAKANAVIHNHAASGRSTKSYIDEKRWEAVCDSIKPGDYVIIQFGHNDEKPDSPLHTDPYTTYQQNLKKFVEETRIKGGIPIICSSIVRRHFDGKGDLLNSHGEYINAARLIAEQTQTSYVDMEAQTRQLISQLGSEKSKSLYTFCKPGEYKGRMKGVQDSTHLNNDGARQVAALFVSEVKHLKLSLAKYLK; from the coding sequence ATGAGAATCTTCAAAACACTTTTATTCTTATTCCTTTCAGTAATTACCATACTCTCTTTCAAAACAGCTGAGAAAGTAAACATTTGGATGATTGGCGATTCGACCATGGCATCCAAAAAGCCGGAACGCGCTCCCGAATCTGGTTGGGGAGTGGCAATGAGTGACTTTGCAAAGGCGAATGCAGTCATCCATAACCATGCCGCGAGTGGTCGCAGTACAAAAAGCTATATTGATGAGAAGCGCTGGGAAGCGGTTTGCGATAGCATTAAGCCGGGGGATTACGTCATTATCCAGTTTGGTCACAACGATGAGAAACCCGATTCACCCCTTCACACCGATCCTTACACAACCTATCAGCAAAATCTGAAGAAGTTTGTAGAGGAAACCCGCATCAAAGGTGGAATACCCATTATCTGTTCATCCATTGTACGTCGTCATTTCGATGGCAAAGGCGACTTACTCAATTCACATGGGGAATACATCAATGCTGCCCGACTGATTGCAGAGCAAACTCAGACCTCTTACGTGGATATGGAGGCTCAGACGCGTCAGTTGATATCCCAATTAGGCTCTGAGAAATCGAAATCCTTATACACATTCTGCAAACCGGGTGAATATAAGGGGCGAATGAAAGGCGTGCAGGACTCTACGCATCTGAATAATGATGGTGCACGTCAGGTAGCCGCCTTGTTTGTCTCGGAAGTAAAACACCTGAAACTGTCGTTGGCAAAATATTTGAAGTAA
- a CDS encoding LptF/LptG family permease translates to MLRVKKLYLFVLKTFLPIFFMTFFICLFILLMQFLWKYVDELVGKGLSISVLTELFSYAALNLVPMALPLSILLASLMTFGNLGESLELLAMKSAGISLIRIMRSLIVTLIVIAIGSFYFQNYVMPKVQVKLWGLMFSVRQKSPELDIPERVFYDQIQGYNIYVEKKDPKTGTLRKVMIYDFSQGFDNARVIAADSAKIKMTEDKQFLVFSIFNGESFENFQKQRASNSNSIPYRRESFTLKQILIQFDASFKRVDNSFLQSQYIGKNIAELRHSIDSMEVRIDSVNKVNKKASINTVPLQSTYLQVGQPSDSAFARTFKPINLDSLYADAESGEKSAALSRAIATAEANRQELEYKSFFIDSQEGNINRHYIEWHKKFTLSFACLIFFFIGAPLGAIIRKGGLGLPVVISVILFIIYYMIDYSGYKLARDGKWPAWEGMWLSSFVLLPLGTFLTYKSARDSMILNSDAYMLFFKKLFGKRGKRALERKELVMFNPDINKVLSLIDEQNDLINDLVNSFKAQGKLNYVRFWKEGTHSHQLIQLSKALESLVEEMNNSTDQHIYFKLLEYPVIPVERYNVVPEVKWIRTTLAYLFPIGIVLFINAKIQQKRLLKDFEQMTRINQELSNLIKN, encoded by the coding sequence TGGAAAAGGACTAAGCATCTCCGTCCTGACAGAACTTTTCTCTTATGCAGCGCTCAACCTGGTGCCAATGGCCTTACCGCTATCAATCCTGCTTGCTTCGCTGATGACGTTCGGAAATTTGGGGGAAAGTCTCGAACTACTGGCCATGAAATCGGCAGGCATCTCGCTCATCCGCATTATGCGGTCGCTGATTGTCACCTTGATAGTCATTGCCATTGGTTCATTTTACTTCCAAAACTATGTCATGCCCAAAGTCCAGGTAAAACTTTGGGGTCTCATGTTCTCCGTCCGCCAGAAATCACCTGAACTTGATATTCCGGAACGTGTTTTCTATGATCAGATACAGGGATACAATATTTATGTAGAGAAAAAAGATCCGAAAACAGGCACCTTGAGAAAGGTTATGATTTACGACTTCTCGCAGGGTTTTGATAATGCACGGGTCATTGCAGCAGATTCAGCCAAAATAAAAATGACTGAAGATAAGCAGTTTCTGGTATTCTCTATTTTCAATGGAGAATCATTTGAGAACTTCCAGAAACAGCGTGCTTCCAACTCCAACAGTATCCCCTACCGCAGGGAGTCTTTCACTTTAAAACAGATTCTAATCCAATTCGACGCCAGCTTTAAGCGTGTTGACAACAGCTTCTTACAAAGCCAGTATATCGGTAAAAACATTGCAGAGCTCAGACACTCTATCGATTCCATGGAGGTGCGTATCGACAGTGTCAATAAGGTCAACAAAAAGGCAAGTATCAATACCGTTCCGCTACAAAGCACCTATCTGCAAGTGGGTCAGCCAAGCGATTCTGCATTTGCCCGAACATTTAAACCGATTAATCTGGACAGCCTTTATGCCGATGCTGAATCCGGTGAAAAGTCAGCGGCTCTTTCCCGAGCCATTGCTACTGCAGAAGCAAACCGTCAGGAGCTGGAATACAAGAGCTTTTTTATCGATTCACAGGAGGGCAATATTAATCGCCACTACATTGAATGGCACAAAAAGTTTACACTATCCTTTGCCTGTCTGATATTCTTCTTTATCGGTGCGCCACTGGGTGCAATTATCCGGAAAGGTGGTCTTGGATTACCGGTGGTAATTTCGGTTATTCTGTTTATCATTTATTATATGATAGACTATTCAGGATATAAACTTGCCCGTGATGGTAAATGGCCGGCTTGGGAAGGAATGTGGCTTAGCTCCTTTGTCCTGTTGCCGCTTGGCACGTTCCTGACTTACAAATCGGCCCGCGACTCGATGATTCTTAACTCTGACGCCTATATGTTATTTTTCAAAAAGCTGTTTGGCAAAAGAGGCAAACGAGCACTGGAACGCAAGGAGTTAGTCATGTTCAATCCTGATATTAACAAAGTTTTGTCACTGATAGATGAACAAAACGACCTGATAAACGATTTAGTTAACAGCTTTAAAGCTCAGGGAAAATTGAATTACGTCCGCTTCTGGAAAGAAGGAACACACTCTCATCAATTGATCCAATTAAGTAAAGCTCTGGAAAGCCTGGTTGAGGAGATGAATAACTCCACAGATCAGCATATCTATTTCAAGTTATTGGAATATCCGGTCATTCCGGTAGAAAGATATAATGTGGTGCCGGAAGTAAAATGGATAAGAACGACGTTGGCATACCTTTTCCCGATAGGTATCGTGTTATTTATAAATGCAAAAATTCAACAGAAACGATTACTGAAAGATTTCGAGCAAATGACCCGCATCAATCAGGAATTGTCGAATCTAATAAAAAACTGA
- a CDS encoding Mth938-like domain-containing protein: MKPTIDTTTFGSITINGNLYDYDVMIGLNGHIRRRMKELSSGKYGTSHKISLEEAIYIFEKGAKQIIIGTGQTGYVVLSEEANQFFKDHGCTITLLPTPRAILAWNSAEGFVVGVFHVTC, translated from the coding sequence ATGAAACCAACTATTGATACTACAACATTCGGAAGTATAACCATTAACGGGAATCTGTATGATTACGATGTAATGATCGGGTTAAACGGCCATATAAGAAGAAGAATGAAAGAGTTGTCTTCCGGAAAATACGGTACTTCACACAAGATTTCACTGGAAGAGGCCATCTATATTTTTGAGAAGGGAGCGAAGCAAATCATTATTGGAACCGGTCAGACGGGATATGTTGTGCTTTCGGAAGAAGCCAACCAGTTCTTTAAGGATCATGGTTGCACCATCACCCTGTTGCCCACTCCCAGAGCTATACTGGCATGGAATTCAGCCGAAGGCTTTGTGGTCGGAGTTTTCCATGTTACCTGCTGA
- a CDS encoding aminoacyl-tRNA deacylase, with protein MPVRKLIEFLRENSIKFVVISHSPAYTALEIAESAHVPGQVLAKTVMVDIDGQLAMAVLPASRMINLELLKESVGAKNVILSCEQEFARRFPGCELGAMPPFGNLFGMEVYVSPDLAEDDEIAFNAGSLSELILLSYKDYVRLVNPKIVKF; from the coding sequence ATGCCAGTACGTAAATTAATTGAGTTCCTCAGGGAAAACAGCATCAAGTTTGTTGTCATCAGCCATTCTCCGGCTTATACAGCGCTGGAGATTGCCGAATCAGCCCATGTGCCCGGGCAAGTATTGGCAAAAACCGTGATGGTTGATATTGACGGTCAATTAGCCATGGCGGTATTGCCTGCCTCCCGTATGATTAATCTGGAATTACTAAAAGAGTCTGTTGGCGCAAAAAATGTAATTCTATCCTGTGAACAGGAGTTTGCCCGCAGATTTCCCGGTTGTGAACTGGGTGCGATGCCTCCATTTGGTAATCTCTTCGGAATGGAAGTGTATGTCTCTCCTGATTTAGCTGAAGATGACGAGATTGCATTCAATGCAGGTTCGCTATCGGAACTAATCCTGCTTTCGTATAAAGACTATGTCCGTTTGGTAAATCCTAAGATTGTGAAGTTCTGA
- a CDS encoding glycoside hydrolase family 28 protein, which produces MKNAALSLILLFSIPLFASNKAEGTINVKSVNVTAPFKMPAIKYPDFAKCKRLSITDFGAVRGDKGKTTQAIAKAIEEANKQGGGVVVIPEGEWLTGAVHLKSNVNLHLNKGAVLLFSENPKDYLPAVHSSWEGLECYNYSPLIYAYQCKNIAITGQGEIRAKMDVWKIWSKRPSGHMNSLKRLYYMAYENVPVAQRMMVNGSANFRPQFIQINRCENVLLDGFKIRNSPFWTVHLYLSKDIVMRNLDIYAHGHNNDGLDPEMSQNVLVENVVFDQGDDAIAVKSGRAPEGWRTQTPSKNIVIRNCTMKNGHQLLAVGTEISGGVENVFVNNCHTTDSVKMFNIVFIKTNERMGGYVNNIYVSNVSGGKMDYGVLGIETDVLYQWKDLVPTIEKRLTPIKNIYLDNVKASSAKFVSRILGNKELPVENVSLKNVSVGTMSGNQKNIQENVINFSTGK; this is translated from the coding sequence ATGAAAAATGCAGCATTATCGCTGATTCTCTTATTCTCTATTCCACTGTTTGCTTCGAATAAAGCGGAAGGAACCATCAACGTAAAATCCGTAAACGTTACTGCGCCTTTTAAGATGCCGGCCATTAAGTATCCTGATTTTGCAAAATGTAAAAGACTTTCCATTACAGATTTCGGGGCTGTAAGGGGCGATAAAGGTAAAACGACTCAGGCTATTGCAAAAGCCATTGAGGAAGCCAATAAGCAGGGCGGTGGGGTAGTGGTCATTCCCGAAGGCGAATGGCTCACCGGAGCAGTTCACCTGAAAAGTAACGTCAACCTTCACCTGAATAAGGGCGCTGTACTATTATTTTCAGAAAATCCGAAAGATTATCTGCCTGCCGTTCATTCCTCCTGGGAAGGACTGGAGTGTTACAACTATTCTCCACTGATTTATGCGTATCAGTGTAAAAACATTGCGATAACCGGACAGGGCGAGATCAGGGCTAAAATGGATGTCTGGAAGATCTGGTCAAAACGTCCGAGTGGTCACATGAACAGCCTCAAACGCCTTTACTACATGGCTTATGAGAATGTGCCTGTGGCTCAACGCATGATGGTGAACGGTTCGGCCAATTTCCGTCCGCAATTTATCCAGATAAACCGTTGTGAAAATGTCCTGCTCGATGGATTTAAGATCAGGAACAGCCCATTTTGGACAGTTCACCTTTACCTTTCCAAAGACATTGTGATGCGTAACCTTGATATTTATGCACACGGTCACAACAATGACGGCCTCGATCCGGAAATGAGCCAGAATGTTTTAGTGGAAAATGTCGTGTTTGATCAGGGAGACGATGCCATTGCTGTGAAATCAGGCCGCGCTCCCGAAGGATGGCGTACTCAGACACCTTCAAAGAATATTGTAATCCGTAACTGCACCATGAAGAATGGTCACCAGTTGCTTGCCGTCGGCACAGAAATATCCGGGGGAGTAGAGAATGTCTTTGTCAATAATTGCCATACAACGGATAGCGTAAAGATGTTTAACATCGTCTTTATCAAGACCAACGAACGTATGGGAGGATATGTAAATAATATTTATGTATCCAATGTAAGTGGCGGAAAGATGGATTATGGAGTGCTCGGCATCGAAACCGATGTGCTGTACCAATGGAAAGACCTGGTTCCAACCATCGAAAAGCGTCTTACCCCGATCAAGAACATTTATCTGGATAATGTAAAAGCAAGCAGTGCGAAGTTTGTTTCCAGAATATTAGGCAATAAAGAGCTGCCGGTGGAGAATGTTTCGCTCAAAAATGTGTCGGTAGGTACTATGAGTGGCAACCAGAAAAACATTCAGGAGAATGTAATCAACTTTAGTACTGGCAAATAA
- a CDS encoding bifunctional 3,4-dihydroxy-2-butanone-4-phosphate synthase/GTP cyclohydrolase II: MFRLNTVEEAIEDIRAGKLLIVVDDEDRENEGDFIAAAELITPEKINFMARYGRGLICAPLTEERCDELDLEMMVTKNTSLHATPFTVSIDLLGHGCTTGISAHDRAKTIQRLCETDAKPEDFGRPGHIFPLRARNRGVLRRAGHTEASVDLARLAGLYPAGVLVEIMNEDGTMARLPELIEMAKEHDLKIISVAALISYLLEKESLVEKGEEVNMPTDYGDFRLIPFRQKSNGLEHVALIKGTWDKDEPILVRVHSSCVTGDIFGSKRCECGEQLHTAMKTIEKEGKGVVVYMNQEGRGIGLMNKIKAYKLQENGYDTVDANLHLGFKADERDYGVGAQILREIGVSKMRLMTNNPIKRIGIEAYGLEVIENVPIEVSHNPYNEFYMKTKKERMGHNLKNL, translated from the coding sequence ATGTTTAGATTAAATACAGTAGAAGAAGCTATCGAGGATATTCGTGCCGGTAAATTACTGATCGTGGTAGATGATGAAGATCGTGAAAATGAAGGAGACTTTATTGCTGCTGCCGAACTGATTACTCCGGAGAAGATCAACTTCATGGCACGCTATGGCCGTGGATTGATTTGTGCTCCTTTGACTGAGGAGCGTTGCGATGAACTTGACCTGGAAATGATGGTGACTAAAAACACATCACTCCATGCAACCCCTTTTACGGTTTCGATTGACTTATTAGGCCACGGATGTACGACCGGTATTTCTGCTCACGACAGGGCAAAAACTATACAAAGACTTTGTGAGACAGATGCTAAACCCGAAGACTTCGGACGTCCGGGACACATCTTCCCGCTTCGTGCCCGCAACCGTGGTGTACTTCGTCGCGCAGGACATACCGAAGCCTCTGTTGACCTTGCCCGTTTAGCCGGTTTGTATCCGGCGGGAGTGTTGGTTGAAATTATGAACGAAGACGGAACAATGGCCCGTTTACCGGAACTGATCGAGATGGCCAAAGAACACGATCTGAAGATTATTTCAGTGGCGGCTTTGATTTCTTATCTATTGGAAAAAGAATCGCTTGTAGAAAAAGGCGAAGAGGTCAATATGCCTACCGATTACGGTGATTTCCGCCTCATCCCTTTCCGTCAGAAATCAAACGGTCTCGAACATGTTGCCCTGATCAAGGGAACCTGGGATAAAGATGAGCCGATCCTGGTTCGCGTTCACTCTTCCTGCGTAACCGGAGATATATTCGGCAGTAAACGTTGTGAATGTGGCGAACAACTTCATACTGCGATGAAAACAATCGAGAAGGAAGGTAAAGGCGTTGTCGTTTATATGAATCAGGAAGGCCGAGGCATTGGCCTGATGAATAAAATCAAAGCCTATAAACTACAGGAAAACGGTTATGATACAGTCGATGCAAACCTTCACCTGGGTTTTAAAGCCGATGAGCGTGATTATGGTGTTGGAGCCCAGATTCTTCGTGAAATTGGTGTAAGCAAGATGCGACTAATGACCAACAATCCGATCAAACGCATTGGCATCGAAGCTTACGGTTTGGAAGTGATAGAAAATGTTCCTATCGAGGTTTCTCACAATCCTTATAATGAGTTTTACATGAAAACGAAAAAGGAAAGAATGGGACACAACCTGAAGAACCTTTAG
- a CDS encoding endonuclease/exonuclease/phosphatase family protein: MGNNTLLKRTWGFFLLLPIFVSCEKPATSFDEVEDAIYYEKQQKVAAPSPDSSIHVMTWNIRFGIGRGPWFGDACGYKVVYAADEVMPNLKLIADKINLLKPDILLLQEADIKSTRSAYINELRWLLDNTYFNYAVYGSQWKAQFIPSDGLGRMDESNAILSRWPLTNAKRIQLDLRKDQISIERYFYERCCMVRAKVLIPGFEDFYVVNIHASAFATDETKHRHLIEFKEELDRISASGAVFVAGGDLNEIPPGSDSTDFCIEDMCPGESFHHPGDDPMHRPGNNYTPEVDWLTPLFTAYRSAFSLSEYIQNQKAYFTSTPLPDKFWERTLDYLFTNYRWKIGGTVIHQDFIQESDHVPVSGTLILKKK, translated from the coding sequence ATGGGAAACAATACTCTGCTGAAACGGACTTGGGGATTCTTCCTACTCTTGCCAATATTTGTCTCCTGCGAAAAACCGGCAACATCTTTCGACGAAGTGGAAGACGCCATCTATTACGAGAAACAACAGAAGGTCGCAGCGCCATCGCCAGACTCTTCAATCCATGTAATGACCTGGAATATCCGTTTTGGAATAGGACGTGGTCCCTGGTTTGGGGATGCTTGCGGATATAAGGTTGTTTATGCGGCAGATGAAGTTATGCCAAATCTGAAGCTTATTGCTGACAAGATAAATCTTTTAAAGCCGGATATCCTTCTGCTGCAGGAGGCTGATATAAAATCAACCCGTTCAGCATACATCAATGAACTCAGATGGTTGCTCGATAACACCTATTTCAACTATGCCGTGTATGGCTCGCAATGGAAAGCGCAATTTATTCCCAGTGATGGATTAGGCCGAATGGATGAGAGCAATGCTATTTTGTCACGTTGGCCGCTGACCAATGCCAAAAGAATCCAGTTGGATTTGCGTAAGGATCAGATTTCCATTGAACGTTATTTTTATGAACGCTGCTGTATGGTTAGGGCAAAGGTTCTGATACCCGGTTTTGAGGATTTCTATGTAGTCAATATCCACGCTTCTGCATTTGCGACAGATGAAACTAAACATCGACATCTGATTGAGTTTAAGGAAGAGTTGGACCGGATTTCAGCTTCAGGAGCCGTTTTTGTCGCGGGTGGCGACCTGAATGAGATTCCTCCGGGCAGTGATTCTACTGATTTTTGCATCGAAGATATGTGTCCGGGGGAATCATTTCACCATCCGGGAGATGATCCGATGCATAGACCGGGTAATAACTATACGCCAGAGGTTGATTGGCTGACTCCGCTTTTTACCGCTTATCGTTCGGCGTTTTCCCTCAGCGAATATATTCAGAACCAGAAAGCCTATTTTACTAGTACGCCACTTCCGGATAAGTTCTGGGAGCGCACGCTTGACTATTTGTTTACAAACTATAGATGGAAGATTGGAGGAACAGTTATTCATCAGGATTTCATTCAGGAGTCAGACCATGTTCCGGTGAGTGGTACGCTCATTTTAAAGAAAAAGTAA
- a CDS encoding polysaccharide deacetylase family protein — MKKYLIVLLSLLLGAFSSQAANKLKKEKAPIVVLTFDDAVISHYEVVAPLLKKYHFGGTFFVCEFPRQAPEDSLKYMTWSQIAELNKMGFEIGNHTRTHKHVNKMNRAKMNEELGYIEMKCKQYGIPKPVSFAYPGYDTDSLSQVVLPEMGYRFGRTGGSKVYIPGEQKTLLIPSFSTTGTTEKARERVMKVLQEAQPGQIIVFTIHGVPDTAHPSVSTSPVYFTEYLQYMHDHHFKVIAMRNLGKYIDK; from the coding sequence ATGAAGAAATATCTTATCGTTTTATTGAGTCTCTTGTTGGGGGCTTTCTCATCGCAAGCAGCCAATAAATTAAAGAAAGAAAAGGCTCCCATTGTAGTATTGACTTTTGACGATGCCGTAATCAGCCATTACGAAGTGGTGGCACCATTGTTGAAGAAATACCATTTTGGCGGGACATTCTTCGTCTGCGAGTTTCCCCGTCAGGCGCCTGAGGATTCTCTCAAATATATGACCTGGTCACAAATTGCAGAATTGAATAAGATGGGATTTGAGATTGGGAACCACACCCGCACCCACAAGCATGTCAACAAAATGAACCGGGCAAAAATGAACGAGGAGTTGGGATACATCGAAATGAAATGTAAACAGTATGGCATTCCCAAACCTGTTTCTTTTGCCTATCCCGGGTATGATACCGACTCGTTGTCTCAGGTCGTTTTGCCTGAAATGGGATACCGGTTTGGACGAACCGGAGGTAGTAAGGTCTATATCCCGGGTGAGCAAAAAACGTTGCTTATCCCTAGTTTTAGTACGACTGGAACTACAGAAAAAGCCCGCGAACGTGTCATGAAAGTGCTGCAGGAAGCCCAACCCGGTCAGATTATCGTCTTTACCATACATGGCGTGCCAGATACTGCTCATCCTTCGGTATCGACTTCTCCCGTATATTTTACCGAATACCTGCAATATATGCACGACCATCATTTCAAGGTTATCGCGATGCGTAATCTGGGAAAATATATTGATAAGTAG